Proteins found in one Massilia sp. H6 genomic segment:
- a CDS encoding acyloxyacyl hydrolase: MHTLKTFAGIAATFAAVMFSPAAYSADGMVDSASFEVGSNPQQRMLRVAVQNDWQQRWFAGGGRHLSGYWDTSLALWRLDAYRNVPGQNKNIAVIGFTPVLRYQSDSKLGLYGELGIGVNLLSTLYKNNDKELSTAFQFGDHVGVGYTTARWDLGLKFQHYSNASIKSPNAGANWIVAKAAYRF; this comes from the coding sequence ATGCATACTTTGAAGACATTCGCCGGTATTGCCGCCACGTTTGCCGCAGTGATGTTTTCCCCGGCCGCCTACAGCGCCGATGGCATGGTCGACTCGGCATCGTTCGAAGTCGGCAGCAATCCGCAGCAACGCATGCTGCGCGTGGCGGTGCAAAACGATTGGCAGCAGCGCTGGTTCGCCGGCGGCGGCCGCCACCTGTCGGGCTATTGGGACACCAGCCTTGCCCTGTGGCGCCTGGACGCCTACCGCAATGTACCCGGCCAGAACAAGAATATCGCCGTGATCGGCTTCACGCCGGTACTGCGCTACCAAAGCGACAGCAAGCTGGGCCTGTACGGCGAGCTGGGCATTGGAGTGAATTTGCTCTCGACGCTCTACAAGAACAACGACAAGGAATTATCAACCGCCTTCCAGTTTGGCGACCATGTCGGGGTGGGCTACACCACCGCCAGATGGGATCTCGGCCTGAAGTTCCAGCACTATTCGAACGCCAGCATCAAGAGTCCGAACGCGGGCGCAAACTGGATCGTGGCCAAGGCGGCGTACCGCTTCTAA
- a CDS encoding DUF421 domain-containing protein, producing the protein MFFDSWENIYRVIVVGVLAYAGLVVLLRISGNRTLSKMNAFDLVVTVAFGSTLSTILVNKNVSLAMGLTALALLVVLQLVITWCSVRSSLVSNLVKTSPTLLVLDGQLRHAALQRVRVTSDEVMVAVRQQGFGSLDSIDAVFLETDGSLSVISTSQAGDRSAYRDLLPPHS; encoded by the coding sequence ATGTTTTTTGACAGCTGGGAAAATATCTACCGAGTCATCGTTGTCGGCGTTCTCGCTTATGCGGGGCTGGTGGTGCTACTGAGAATAAGCGGCAACCGCACCTTGTCCAAGATGAACGCATTCGACCTGGTCGTGACGGTGGCATTTGGCTCAACCTTATCAACCATCCTGGTCAACAAGAATGTCAGCCTGGCCATGGGCCTGACAGCGCTGGCCTTGCTGGTGGTACTGCAGTTGGTCATTACCTGGTGTTCTGTAAGATCTTCTTTGGTAAGCAATCTCGTCAAAACCTCACCCACCTTGCTGGTGCTCGATGGCCAACTGCGCCACGCGGCACTGCAGCGCGTGCGGGTGACCTCGGACGAGGTCATGGTTGCAGTACGTCAACAAGGATTTGGATCGCTGGACAGTATCGACGCGGTGTTCCTTGAAACAGACGGAAGCCTGTCCGTGATTTCAACGAGCCAGGCCGGGGACCGGTCCGCTTACAGAGATCTGCTGCCGCCTCACTCATAG